A single region of the Negativicutes bacterium genome encodes:
- the sdaAA gene encoding L-serine ammonia-lyase, iron-sulfur-dependent, subunit alpha has translation MYNNAAELWLEAKESQVPLSEIILENEMKLTDCSKAEVMQHLEKTYEIMQISAAKALQKPLFTVGSLITGIAKTQYEYAQTSDTLCGSFLNLLMARALSCSETNAAMGRICAAPTAGSCGIIPAVLITVAESRKSNKEAVLNALLVSAGLGAVIMRNATVAGAEGGCQVECGTAAAMAAAAAVDLAGGTAEAALHAAAFALMNIMGLICDPVAGLVQVPCAQRNASQAVNALLSADFALAGQRSIIPLDEVIDAMFRTGKMLPMQLRETAMGGIAATQTGRKINNEIFRKMEEDE, from the coding sequence ATGTATAACAATGCCGCGGAATTATGGTTGGAAGCGAAAGAGAGCCAAGTGCCTCTTTCGGAAATTATCCTGGAAAATGAGATGAAACTGACCGATTGCAGCAAAGCGGAAGTGATGCAGCACCTGGAAAAGACGTATGAGATTATGCAGATATCTGCCGCCAAAGCCTTGCAAAAGCCACTTTTCACCGTAGGGTCGCTGATTACAGGCATCGCCAAGACCCAGTATGAATATGCGCAAACAAGCGATACGCTTTGCGGCAGTTTTCTCAATTTGCTGATGGCCAGGGCGCTTTCCTGTTCGGAAACCAATGCCGCCATGGGGCGAATTTGTGCGGCACCAACCGCGGGCTCCTGTGGTATCATTCCGGCAGTTTTGATTACGGTAGCAGAAAGCAGAAAAAGCAACAAAGAAGCTGTGCTCAACGCACTCTTGGTTTCTGCCGGTTTGGGCGCCGTGATCATGCGCAATGCCACAGTGGCCGGAGCGGAAGGCGGCTGCCAGGTAGAATGCGGTACGGCGGCTGCCATGGCTGCCGCCGCTGCCGTTGATCTGGCCGGTGGCACAGCGGAAGCGGCTTTGCATGCGGCTGCATTTGCCCTGATGAATATCATGGGCTTGATTTGTGATCCGGTCGCCGGATTGGTGCAGGTACCGTGCGCGCAGCGCAATGCATCTCAGGCGGTCAATGCCCTGTTAAGCGCCGATTTTGCCTTGGCAGGTCAGCGCAGCATCATCCCGCTCGATGAGGTGATTGACGCCATGTTCAGAACCGGTAAAATGCTGCCGATGCAATTAAGAGAAACAGCCATGGGTGGCATCGCCGCGACGCAAACCGGCAGGAAGATCAACAATGAAATATTCCGCAAAATGGAAGAGGACGAATAA
- the sdaAB gene encoding L-serine ammonia-lyase, iron-sulfur-dependent subunit beta, with protein MNISIFDVLGPVMIGPSSSHTAGAARLAFVARQIVDAPFTKVDFYLHGSFAKTYKGHGTDLALVAGVLGLREDDERLSASFELAKEQGISYTFQTIELENAHENTVKMIFHLSKGGESSIIGSSLGGARIIITEVDGFAIEYTATSPAILITQQDSKGIVSSVTAVLAHFNINIGVMKLNRSAKGGIASCMIETDSFIPPEVNAILCNYPQIYRVRIINCR; from the coding sequence ATGAATATCAGTATTTTTGATGTATTGGGACCGGTTATGATCGGACCTTCCAGCTCACATACCGCGGGTGCGGCCAGGCTTGCTTTCGTCGCGCGCCAGATTGTTGATGCGCCTTTTACAAAAGTTGATTTTTATCTGCATGGCTCGTTTGCCAAAACATACAAAGGGCATGGTACCGATCTGGCTTTGGTCGCCGGTGTGCTGGGTTTGCGGGAAGATGACGAGCGCTTGTCTGCTTCCTTCGAATTGGCCAAAGAACAGGGGATTTCATATACTTTTCAGACGATTGAATTGGAAAATGCGCACGAAAATACAGTCAAGATGATCTTTCATTTAAGCAAAGGCGGCGAAAGCAGCATCATTGGTTCCTCTTTGGGTGGAGCTCGGATTATTATTACCGAAGTGGATGGTTTTGCCATAGAATATACGGCCACTTCTCCCGCTATTTTGATCACCCAGCAGGACAGCAAGGGGATTGTCAGCAGCGTTACTGCGGTACTGGCGCATTTCAACATCAACATCGGTGTCATGAAACTGAACCGCAGCGCCAAAGGTGGTATCGCTTCCTGTATGATTGAGACGGATAGCTTTATTCCTCCCGAAGTCAATGCGATTCTATGCAATTATCCGCAAATCTACCGGGTGCGGATCATCAATTGCAGATAG
- a CDS encoding PatB family C-S lyase yields the protein MQHDFTTLVNRHAQDSSKWAGMKAKNPSVPETIVPLSVADMELKNAPEIVQGLQDYIGETILGYTATSETYYQALIDWMQRRHDWKVEKDWILFSAGVVSGVGAAVQAYTKPGDGVIVQQPVYYPFKMQVELNNRILVNNPLRLVGNRYEMDYADLEAKAKDPANTAIILCSPHNPVGRVWSKEELTKVARICIDHNVMIISDEIHFDLIKPGRKHTVFATISEEAAQHCIVLTAPSKTFNLAGLQTSNVIIPNKELREQYAKYTSRGINMLGKKACELAYSRAEGWLDECIALIFHNAAVVEQFFAAKMPMIKVTPLEGTYLMWLDFKAFGLDNQALEDFMVHDALWFTDEGYIFGDDGSGFERINIACPTFVIEEALQRLYEAAKAKKLI from the coding sequence ATGCAGCATGATTTTACAACTTTGGTCAATCGTCATGCCCAGGATTCATCCAAATGGGCAGGGATGAAGGCAAAGAATCCCAGTGTTCCGGAGACGATTGTGCCGTTGTCTGTTGCCGATATGGAACTGAAGAATGCACCTGAGATCGTGCAAGGCTTACAGGACTATATCGGTGAGACAATTTTAGGCTACACGGCTACCAGCGAGACCTATTACCAGGCATTGATCGACTGGATGCAACGCCGTCACGATTGGAAAGTCGAAAAAGATTGGATTCTTTTCAGCGCCGGTGTGGTTAGCGGCGTGGGAGCAGCAGTTCAAGCTTATACGAAACCCGGCGACGGTGTCATCGTGCAGCAACCGGTTTATTACCCGTTCAAAATGCAGGTTGAGCTGAACAACCGCATCTTGGTCAACAACCCTTTAAGGCTCGTAGGTAACCGCTACGAGATGGACTATGCCGATCTAGAAGCGAAGGCCAAAGATCCGGCCAATACGGCCATTATTCTTTGCAGCCCGCATAATCCGGTGGGACGCGTCTGGAGCAAAGAGGAATTGACCAAAGTAGCCCGCATTTGTATTGATCACAATGTCATGATTATTTCGGACGAAATCCACTTTGATTTGATCAAACCGGGCAGGAAACATACTGTTTTTGCTACGATCAGCGAAGAAGCTGCCCAGCATTGCATCGTCCTGACTGCTCCTTCCAAGACATTTAACCTGGCCGGTCTGCAGACTTCCAACGTGATTATCCCCAACAAGGAATTGCGCGAACAGTATGCCAAATATACCTCCCGCGGCATCAATATGCTGGGCAAAAAAGCCTGCGAACTGGCTTACTCGCGAGCGGAGGGCTGGCTGGACGAATGTATTGCTTTGATATTCCACAATGCCGCGGTAGTGGAACAGTTCTTTGCCGCTAAAATGCCGATGATCAAAGTCACTCCACTGGAAGGCACCTACTTAATGTGGCTCGATTTCAAGGCATTCGGTTTGGATAATCAGGCGCTGGAAGATTTTATGGTACATGATGCCCTCTGGTTTACGGATGAAGGTTATATTTTCGGTGATGATGGCAGCGGTTTTGAACGCATCAACATAGCCTGCCCAACTTTTGTGATCGAAGAAGCTTTGCAGCGTCTCTACGAGGCTGCCAAAGCAAAAAAACTGATCTAG
- the mtaB gene encoding tRNA (N(6)-L-threonylcarbamoyladenosine(37)-C(2))-methylthiotransferase MtaB encodes MKRAAVYSLGCKVNQYESESIAGQLKSAGYAVVAWEEEADLYLVHTCAVTQQAVAKSRQQIHQAHRRNEQAQIVVMGCYAQLEPETIAAMPGVKFVVGTADRLSLLQQLKQEAEQAANASVQSFVRPFRQTESFEELPGSDQADYSRPMIKIQEGCNNYCSYCIIPYLRGPERSRTLQHVLQEATALAAQGYKEVVLTGINLSSWGRDFTPKSNLTQLLQTLAELEGLRRLRLSSIEPLDVSEEFLDFVAAETKFCRHLHIPLQSGSDGVLQRMNRHYDTAYYRQLVGRLRKRLPDLALTTDLIVGFPGETESEVAETLAFCQEMQFSRMHVFRYSARKGTPAAKSPDQIPKEIQEARSKQMRDLAEKMAAAYAKSFIGKDLQVLLEENSNRNGFAEGYSGEYLRVQTAFEGKPGKGGELVTVRITGLRQGGLTGVVIRK; translated from the coding sequence ATGAAGCGCGCAGCTGTTTATTCCTTAGGTTGTAAAGTCAATCAATATGAAAGTGAAAGCATTGCCGGCCAGTTGAAAAGCGCCGGTTATGCAGTGGTAGCCTGGGAAGAGGAAGCGGACTTATATCTGGTACATACCTGCGCGGTCACGCAGCAGGCCGTAGCGAAATCGCGTCAGCAGATCCACCAGGCACATCGCCGCAACGAACAAGCGCAAATTGTAGTGATGGGCTGCTACGCGCAACTGGAACCGGAAACGATTGCCGCGATGCCCGGTGTGAAGTTTGTCGTTGGCACGGCTGACCGTCTCAGTTTGTTGCAGCAGCTAAAACAGGAGGCAGAGCAAGCTGCCAATGCCAGTGTGCAGTCATTCGTGCGGCCATTCCGACAGACAGAATCCTTTGAAGAATTGCCCGGCAGCGACCAAGCCGATTACAGCCGGCCGATGATCAAGATTCAGGAAGGCTGCAATAATTACTGCAGTTATTGCATCATCCCCTATTTACGGGGACCGGAGCGCAGCCGGACGCTGCAGCATGTGCTGCAGGAGGCGACTGCTCTGGCGGCGCAGGGCTATAAGGAAGTGGTTCTGACCGGCATCAACCTCTCTTCCTGGGGCCGTGATTTTACGCCAAAAAGCAATCTGACCCAATTATTGCAAACCTTAGCCGAGCTGGAAGGCCTGCGTCGTCTGCGCCTTTCTTCTATAGAGCCATTGGATGTCAGCGAGGAATTCCTTGATTTTGTGGCAGCCGAAACGAAATTCTGCCGACATCTGCACATTCCGCTGCAGAGCGGCAGTGACGGCGTGCTGCAGCGCATGAATCGTCATTACGATACCGCTTACTATCGTCAGCTGGTCGGCCGCTTACGCAAACGATTACCTGACCTTGCTCTGACCACGGATCTGATCGTCGGCTTTCCCGGAGAAACAGAAAGCGAGGTCGCTGAAACCTTGGCTTTTTGTCAGGAAATGCAGTTCAGCCGTATGCATGTTTTTCGTTATTCGGCACGCAAAGGCACACCTGCCGCCAAAAGTCCGGACCAGATCCCAAAAGAGATCCAGGAGGCGCGCAGCAAACAAATGCGCGACTTAGCTGAAAAAATGGCTGCCGCATATGCCAAAAGCTTTATCGGCAAAGACTTGCAGGTACTGCTGGAAGAAAATAGCAACCGCAATGGGTTTGCGGAAGGCTACAGTGGCGAATATTTACGTGTGCAGACTGCCTTCGAAGGCAAACCCGGCAAAGGCGGTGAATTGGTGACGGTACGCATCACCGGTCTGCGGCAGGGTGGCTTGACAGGGGTGGTCATCCGAAAATAG
- a CDS encoding 16S rRNA (uracil(1498)-N(3))-methyltransferase: MGCHGSPQSAMTRFFITDAQIRGSQVFLGAEDAHHMAKVLRLQVGDEILCPNGQGRLYRVVLQKLEAARAVGEIVAVTEENSEAQLQITLAQCLPKGERWDFILQKCTELGVGSFQPLISERTVVQIKSAEREKKRERWQKIVREAAEQSQRGKCPAVLEAIPYERFLQQLASYDSVLLAWEKEAANSLLPVLQTIAQPQNMALIIGPEGGLTAQEAAAAVRAGAIPVSFGPRILRAETAAMAFCTMVLYHYHEMESF; the protein is encoded by the coding sequence ATGGGTTGCCATGGCAGTCCGCAAAGCGCGATGACACGTTTTTTTATTACCGATGCACAAATCAGGGGGAGCCAGGTTTTCCTCGGGGCGGAAGATGCCCATCACATGGCAAAAGTGCTGCGCTTGCAAGTTGGAGATGAAATTCTTTGTCCCAACGGGCAGGGAAGGCTTTATCGCGTTGTTCTGCAAAAACTGGAGGCAGCCCGGGCTGTCGGTGAAATCGTGGCGGTGACGGAGGAAAACAGCGAAGCACAGCTGCAGATTACCCTGGCGCAATGTTTGCCCAAAGGAGAACGCTGGGATTTTATTCTGCAGAAATGCACCGAGCTGGGAGTCGGCAGTTTCCAGCCTCTGATCAGTGAGCGCACGGTGGTACAGATCAAAAGTGCTGAGCGGGAGAAGAAACGGGAACGCTGGCAAAAAATTGTGCGGGAAGCGGCGGAACAATCGCAGCGCGGTAAATGCCCGGCTGTATTGGAAGCGATACCTTACGAACGTTTTCTGCAGCAGCTTGCGTCTTATGACAGCGTGTTATTGGCCTGGGAAAAAGAAGCGGCGAACAGTCTGCTGCCGGTACTGCAGACGATAGCCCAGCCTCAGAACATGGCTCTGATCATTGGACCGGAAGGCGGCCTGACAGCGCAGGAAGCCGCGGCAGCCGTTCGGGCCGGAGCAATCCCGGTTTCCTTCGGACCGCGCATCCTGCGGGCGGAAACGGCAGCCATGGCTTTTTGCACCATGGTCTTGTATCATTATCACGAAATGGAGAGTTTTTAA
- the prmA gene encoding 50S ribosomal protein L11 methyltransferase: MEWIEIAVSVNREAVEAAAAILMEAGAAGVAIDDPRALLECSLQPGSWDYVELPENSDPNGEVIVKAWLRQSDWVAETVIQIQRAIRRLPEYGLEAGSCQVKSEIVLDNDWATAWKAYYKPLRIGKRLLIRPVWQAVEPTPGELEIALDPGLAFGTGTHPTTRLCLQLLEDYLQPGCSFLDVGCGSGILTIAAALLGAGSLIAVDLDEQAVTSTKDNLKLNQLSEKVTLIHGNLTDQVKQPVDLITANLVANAIIAMLPDLQRVLLPGGILLASGIITGRQEDVAAAIQAAQLTLLEIRQEGEWVAMAVRKAR, translated from the coding sequence ATGGAATGGATTGAAATAGCAGTTTCGGTCAATCGTGAAGCCGTGGAAGCCGCCGCAGCCATCCTGATGGAAGCGGGCGCAGCCGGAGTGGCCATTGACGATCCGCGCGCCTTGTTGGAATGCAGTCTGCAGCCGGGCAGCTGGGATTATGTGGAATTGCCGGAGAATTCAGACCCGAATGGAGAAGTCATTGTGAAAGCCTGGCTGCGGCAAAGTGACTGGGTGGCGGAAACGGTGATTCAAATTCAACGAGCTATCCGGCGTTTGCCGGAATATGGGCTCGAGGCAGGTTCTTGTCAGGTCAAAAGCGAAATCGTATTGGATAATGACTGGGCGACCGCCTGGAAAGCTTATTATAAGCCATTGCGGATCGGTAAACGGCTGCTGATCCGTCCGGTTTGGCAAGCAGTTGAGCCAACACCGGGTGAATTGGAGATCGCTTTGGATCCGGGTTTAGCCTTTGGCACCGGCACCCATCCGACCACGCGGCTTTGTCTGCAGCTACTGGAAGATTATCTGCAGCCCGGCTGTTCTTTTCTCGATGTCGGCTGTGGATCCGGTATCCTGACCATCGCCGCCGCTTTGCTGGGAGCCGGTAGTTTAATTGCGGTGGATTTGGACGAACAGGCAGTGACCAGTACCAAAGATAATCTCAAGCTCAATCAGCTGTCTGAAAAAGTCACGCTGATTCACGGCAATCTGACCGATCAGGTCAAACAGCCGGTTGACCTGATCACAGCCAATCTTGTGGCGAATGCAATCATTGCTATGCTGCCTGATCTGCAGCGCGTGCTGTTGCCGGGAGGCATTTTATTGGCCAGCGGTATTATAACCGGCCGTCAGGAAGATGTCGCTGCCGCCATCCAGGCAGCGCAGCTGACGCTCCTGGAAATCAGACAGGAAGGGGAATGGGTTGCCATGGCAGTCCGCAAAGCGCGATGA
- the dnaJ gene encoding molecular chaperone DnaJ gives MAKRDYYELLGIDKSADEAAIKKAYRKLARELHPDANPDDPNTAEKFKEVKEAYDVLSDSQKRALYDQYGHAAFDQEQNMGGAPGGGFSGSGFGDISDIFDTFFSGGMGGRGSAQRNGPVKGNDLRINLTISFEESYFGVEKEVQVQREENCPTCGGSGAKPGSQVETCPVCKGSGQVQTVQRTMLGNMMSVRTCSHCGGTGKVIKEPCINCKGSGKARRRRPVKVKVPAGIENGRRLRLNGEGEPGEKGGPNGDLYVVITVTPHKYFSRKGDDLISEATISFAQAVLGGEIKTPTLEGMATLKIPEGTEPNTFFRLRDKGFPSLTGYGRGDMQVQIKVDIPRKLNDKQKEALYQFAQAMGDEAVLSAGKSFFDKMKDKFKGN, from the coding sequence ATGGCAAAACGAGATTATTATGAGCTGCTGGGCATTGATAAAAGTGCTGATGAGGCGGCAATTAAAAAAGCCTATCGCAAACTGGCTCGGGAGCTGCACCCGGATGCCAATCCTGATGATCCCAATACGGCGGAAAAATTTAAAGAAGTTAAAGAAGCCTATGATGTGCTTTCCGATAGTCAGAAACGCGCGCTTTACGATCAATACGGTCATGCGGCCTTTGATCAGGAACAAAATATGGGCGGCGCTCCCGGCGGCGGGTTTAGCGGCAGTGGCTTCGGTGATATCAGTGATATTTTCGATACGTTTTTCTCCGGTGGTATGGGTGGACGCGGCAGCGCTCAGCGTAACGGTCCTGTCAAGGGCAATGACTTGCGCATCAATCTGACCATTTCTTTTGAAGAAAGTTATTTTGGCGTGGAAAAAGAAGTTCAGGTGCAGCGGGAAGAAAATTGTCCCACCTGCGGCGGCAGCGGTGCCAAGCCGGGTTCTCAGGTTGAAACCTGTCCTGTCTGCAAAGGCAGCGGACAAGTGCAAACGGTACAGAGGACGATGCTGGGCAATATGATGAGCGTCAGGACCTGCAGCCATTGCGGCGGCACCGGCAAAGTGATCAAGGAACCTTGCATCAATTGTAAGGGCAGCGGGAAAGCCCGCCGTCGCCGTCCTGTTAAAGTGAAAGTACCGGCCGGGATTGAAAACGGCAGACGGCTGCGCTTGAATGGAGAAGGTGAACCGGGCGAAAAAGGCGGACCCAACGGTGATTTGTATGTCGTGATCACCGTAACGCCGCACAAATACTTCTCCCGTAAAGGCGACGATCTGATCAGTGAAGCTACGATCAGCTTTGCCCAAGCAGTACTGGGCGGCGAGATCAAAACACCGACTTTGGAAGGGATGGCTACTCTGAAGATACCGGAAGGGACAGAGCCGAATACCTTCTTCCGTTTACGCGACAAAGGTTTCCCCTCTCTCACCGGGTATGGCAGAGGCGACATGCAGGTGCAGATTAAGGTGGACATCCCTCGTAAGCTGAACGATAAGCAAAAAGAAGCTTTGTATCAATTTGCCCAGGCGATGGGGGACGAAGCGGTTTTATCTGCCGGGAAAAGCTTTTTCGATAAGATGAAGGATAAATTCAAAGGCAATTAA
- the dnaK gene encoding molecular chaperone DnaK — MSRIIGIDLGTTNSVVAVMEGGQPTVIPNAEGSRLTPSVVAFKGDERLVGQIAKRQAITNADHTISSIKREMGSNFKVNIDGKIYSPQEISAMILRKLKEDAEAYLGEKVDKAVITVPAYFNDSQRQATKDAGAIAGLEVMRIINEPTAAALAYGLDKENDQTIMVFDLGGGTFDVSILEISEGLVEVKATNGNTRLGGDDFDQRIVEWMVAEFKKTSGIDLSKDRSALQRLKEAAEKAKIELSGIVSANINLPFITADATGPKHLDLTLTRAKFDALTEDLVEKTMGPTRQAMKDAGLSNSDIDKVILVGGSTRTPAVQEAVRKALGKEPFKGVNPDEAVAEGAAIQAGVLAGEVKGMVLLDVTPLSLGLETLGGVFTRLIDRNTTIPTSKTQIFSTAADGQTSVEIHILQGEREMAAGNTTLGRFMLDGILAAPRGVPKIEVTFDIDANGIVNVKAKDQGTGKEQHITITATTNLSKDQIDKMIKEAELHANEDKARKEEIEIRNQADNQVYQTEKTLKDLGDKVSAAEKAEAETAVQKVKDALKGSDAEAIKKASEELTEHLYKLSSKVYEQQQASQAAGGQAPNQNSTDTDENVVDAEYVVDEDDPKNPKH, encoded by the coding sequence ATGAGTAGAATTATCGGTATCGATTTGGGAACCACCAATTCTGTTGTGGCAGTCATGGAAGGCGGGCAGCCCACTGTCATCCCCAATGCGGAAGGCAGCCGCCTGACGCCTTCTGTCGTCGCTTTCAAAGGCGATGAACGTCTGGTTGGTCAAATTGCCAAACGGCAGGCTATTACCAATGCGGACCATACGATCAGTTCCATCAAACGTGAGATGGGCAGCAATTTCAAGGTAAATATCGACGGCAAGATTTATAGCCCGCAGGAAATCTCCGCTATGATTCTGCGTAAATTAAAAGAGGACGCCGAAGCTTACTTGGGTGAAAAAGTAGACAAAGCGGTGATTACCGTTCCCGCCTATTTTAACGACTCCCAACGCCAGGCTACCAAAGACGCCGGCGCGATTGCCGGTTTGGAAGTCATGCGGATTATCAACGAACCAACCGCGGCGGCTCTCGCTTACGGTCTGGATAAGGAAAACGATCAAACCATCATGGTCTTCGATTTAGGCGGCGGCACCTTTGATGTTTCCATTCTGGAGATCAGCGAAGGTTTGGTTGAAGTCAAAGCGACCAATGGCAACACCCGTCTGGGCGGCGACGACTTTGATCAACGTATAGTGGAATGGATGGTTGCTGAATTCAAAAAAACCAGCGGCATTGATCTGTCCAAAGATCGTTCTGCTTTGCAGCGTTTAAAAGAAGCGGCTGAAAAAGCCAAAATTGAATTGTCCGGTATTGTATCGGCGAATATCAACCTGCCTTTCATTACAGCCGATGCGACTGGTCCGAAACATTTGGATTTGACGCTGACCCGGGCTAAATTTGATGCCCTGACCGAAGATTTAGTCGAAAAAACCATGGGACCGACCCGTCAGGCGATGAAAGATGCCGGATTATCCAACAGCGATATTGACAAAGTGATTTTGGTTGGCGGTTCGACCCGTACCCCCGCAGTGCAGGAAGCCGTTCGCAAAGCCTTAGGCAAAGAACCCTTTAAAGGCGTAAATCCCGATGAGGCAGTCGCCGAAGGTGCGGCTATCCAGGCCGGCGTCTTGGCCGGCGAAGTCAAAGGGATGGTATTGCTGGATGTGACTCCGCTTTCGTTGGGCTTAGAAACGCTGGGTGGTGTCTTTACTCGCTTGATTGACCGTAATACCACGATCCCAACCTCCAAGACTCAGATTTTTTCGACGGCTGCCGATGGCCAAACCTCTGTGGAAATCCATATTCTGCAAGGAGAACGTGAAATGGCTGCCGGTAATACCACACTGGGGCGTTTCATGCTGGACGGTATTTTAGCCGCGCCCCGCGGTGTACCCAAGATTGAAGTGACCTTTGATATTGATGCCAACGGCATTGTCAATGTCAAAGCCAAAGACCAGGGGACCGGCAAAGAACAGCATATTACAATTACCGCTACCACGAATCTTTCCAAGGATCAGATCGATAAGATGATCAAAGAAGCAGAATTGCATGCCAACGAAGATAAAGCGCGCAAGGAAGAAATTGAAATTCGCAATCAAGCCGACAATCAGGTTTATCAAACCGAAAAAACCTTGAAAGACTTGGGTGATAAGGTTTCTGCTGCCGAAAAAGCCGAAGCGGAAACAGCTGTTCAAAAGGTGAAAGACGCGTTGAAGGGCAGTGATGCAGAAGCAATTAAGAAAGCTTCCGAGGAACTGACCGAACATCTCTATAAACTTTCTTCCAAAGTCTACGAGCAACAGCAGGCTTCTCAGGCAGCCGGCGGACAGGCACCGAATCAGAATAGTACCGATACGGATGAAAATGTAGTGGATGCCGAGTATGTTGTGGATGAAGATGATCCGAAGAACCCGAAGCACTAA
- the grpE gene encoding nucleotide exchange factor GrpE has protein sequence MFYSTEEEKKTEAIINPEESQAEITPEESQTEITPEENQAETTPEKAEEVTEETDTSAKAEQETIVLTAQAMQQLLTNTEKVKELEAYNLRLQADFDNYRRRSQKEREDLSQYASVKVVSALLPILDDFERALAAPLPEGEHCDSLKTGVQMIHRQLLEVLAKEGLQEIESLGQLFDPYVHEAVMQCEATEGIAENTVTMVLRKGYKMKEKVIRAAMVQVAHK, from the coding sequence ATGTTTTACAGTACGGAGGAAGAAAAGAAAACAGAAGCCATCATAAATCCTGAAGAAAGCCAAGCGGAAATTACGCCTGAAGAAAGCCAAACGGAAATTACGCCAGAAGAAAATCAAGCGGAAACTACGCCAGAGAAGGCTGAGGAAGTGACAGAAGAAACAGACACATCAGCAAAAGCTGAGCAGGAAACAATCGTACTGACAGCGCAAGCAATGCAGCAGCTGTTGACCAATACGGAAAAAGTCAAAGAATTGGAGGCTTATAACCTGAGACTGCAGGCCGATTTTGACAATTACCGCCGCCGCAGCCAAAAAGAGCGGGAGGATTTGAGTCAATACGCCTCGGTAAAGGTAGTAAGCGCTCTCTTACCGATTTTGGATGATTTTGAGCGTGCCTTGGCGGCACCGTTACCGGAAGGCGAACATTGTGATAGTTTGAAAACCGGCGTGCAGATGATTCACCGTCAATTGCTGGAGGTGCTGGCCAAAGAAGGGTTGCAGGAAATTGAATCCCTCGGTCAATTGTTTGATCCCTATGTGCATGAAGCCGTGATGCAGTGTGAAGCAACGGAAGGGATAGCAGAGAATACGGTCACTATGGTATTGCGGAAAGGCTATAAAATGAAAGAGAAAGTAATCCGCGCCGCAATGGTGCAGGTTGCCCATAAATAA
- the hrcA gene encoding heat-inducible transcriptional repressor HrcA — MELDERKKRILQAIVRDYILTAEPVGSRTIARRYIFNVSAATIRNEMADLEEMGFLQQPHTSAGRIPSENGYRFYVDHLLDEVAVSPEEIKAIRQSYQQQVQVLENVIQQSAHLLASLTDYMAIASGPQPQSSRLNKLQMIEIQSGQALAVVVAENGLVANRMIGLPPNIDQNDLDNITNYINQKFHNVTWNQMLEAGISQVRVDVSQKISQFDQVLDLVQQVLLGEHQSDLYLGGAARMLGQPEFQDIKQVRSILQLLDHREYMKHMLGNLQQTDQVQVTIGSENQIQEVENCSLVTAVYKWNGQPMGWVGVLGPTRMDYARAVAAVREVSKLLSEVFNKG, encoded by the coding sequence ATGGAATTGGATGAACGCAAGAAGCGTATACTGCAGGCAATTGTTCGTGACTATATCCTGACAGCGGAACCTGTAGGTTCCCGTACGATTGCCAGACGATACATCTTTAATGTCAGCGCCGCAACCATCCGCAATGAAATGGCGGATTTGGAAGAGATGGGCTTTTTGCAGCAGCCGCATACTTCCGCAGGAAGAATCCCTTCGGAGAACGGTTATCGCTTTTATGTCGATCATTTGCTGGACGAGGTGGCGGTTTCTCCCGAGGAAATTAAAGCCATTCGCCAAAGTTATCAACAACAGGTTCAGGTTCTGGAGAATGTCATTCAGCAGTCGGCACATTTACTGGCATCTCTGACCGATTATATGGCGATTGCTTCCGGACCGCAGCCGCAGTCCAGCCGGTTGAATAAACTGCAAATGATCGAAATTCAATCCGGCCAGGCATTGGCCGTGGTGGTCGCAGAGAATGGCCTGGTGGCCAATCGCATGATCGGCCTGCCCCCGAATATCGATCAGAATGACCTGGACAATATCACGAACTATATCAATCAGAAGTTTCACAATGTAACTTGGAATCAAATGCTGGAAGCTGGGATCAGTCAGGTGCGGGTTGATGTCAGTCAGAAAATCAGTCAATTTGACCAGGTCCTCGATTTGGTTCAACAGGTTTTGCTGGGTGAACATCAGAGTGATTTATATCTGGGTGGAGCTGCCAGGATGTTGGGACAGCCGGAATTTCAGGATATCAAACAGGTGCGCAGTATACTTCAACTGCTGGATCATCGCGAGTATATGAAGCATATGCTGGGGAATTTGCAGCAAACCGATCAGGTTCAGGTCACCATCGGTTCGGAAAATCAAATACAGGAAGTAGAAAACTGCAGTTTAGTCACTGCGGTCTATAAATGGAACGGTCAGCCGATGGGATGGGTCGGCGTCTTGGGACCGACTCGCATGGATTATGCCAGAGCGGTAGCCGCTGTGCGGGAAGTCAGTAAATTATTATCGGAAGTATTTAACAAAGGTTGA